A part of Halobaculum sp. MBLA0143 genomic DNA contains:
- a CDS encoding argininosuccinate synthase, giving the protein MTARVALAFSGGLDTTVCVPLLKEEYGYDEVVGVTVDVGQPEAEFAEAEATAEALDLEHYVVDARAEFAELCLDAVRAEATYQGYPLGTALARPVIAEEILGVAQDHDCDALAHGCTGKGNDQLRFETVWRAGDLDVIAPVRELGLTREWEMEYAAERDLPVEGGDGGTWSIDTNLWSRSVEGGDLEQPDHVPTTEIYEWTDDPTAETAEVEIAFESGYPVALNGEEMEPVALIEALNELAGRYGVGRTDLMEDRMLGLKVRENYEHPAATTLLAAHEGLAGLVHTQAERQFTQHVSQQWAQKAYEGLIDAPLVSALDGFLAETNERVTGAVTVRFEGGQARVVGRESPHATYSAEAASFDTAAVGDIEQADATGVAKYHGFQSRLSGGADDGE; this is encoded by the coding sequence ATGACAGCTCGCGTCGCGCTCGCGTTCAGTGGCGGACTGGACACGACCGTCTGTGTTCCGCTGCTGAAAGAGGAGTACGGCTACGACGAGGTGGTCGGCGTCACGGTGGACGTCGGTCAGCCCGAGGCGGAGTTCGCCGAGGCGGAGGCGACCGCCGAGGCGTTGGACCTGGAGCACTACGTCGTGGACGCGCGAGCCGAGTTCGCCGAGCTGTGTCTGGACGCCGTGCGCGCGGAGGCGACGTACCAGGGGTACCCCCTCGGGACGGCGCTCGCGCGCCCGGTGATCGCCGAGGAGATCCTCGGGGTCGCGCAGGACCACGACTGTGACGCGCTCGCACACGGCTGCACCGGGAAGGGGAACGACCAGCTCCGGTTCGAGACGGTGTGGCGCGCCGGTGACCTGGACGTGATCGCCCCCGTCCGCGAACTGGGGCTCACCCGCGAGTGGGAGATGGAGTACGCCGCCGAGCGCGACCTCCCGGTAGAGGGGGGTGACGGCGGCACCTGGTCCATCGACACCAACCTCTGGTCGCGGTCCGTCGAGGGGGGCGACCTAGAACAACCGGATCACGTCCCGACGACGGAGATCTACGAGTGGACGGACGACCCGACGGCCGAGACCGCCGAGGTGGAGATCGCGTTCGAGTCCGGCTACCCCGTCGCGCTGAACGGGGAGGAGATGGAACCGGTCGCACTGATCGAGGCGTTGAACGAACTCGCCGGTCGCTACGGCGTCGGCCGCACGGACCTGATGGAAGACCGGATGCTCGGGCTGAAGGTGCGCGAGAACTACGAACACCCGGCTGCGACGACCCTGCTCGCGGCCCACGAGGGGCTCGCCGGGCTCGTCCACACCCAGGCGGAGCGTCAGTTCACCCAGCACGTCAGCCAACAGTGGGCACAGAAGGCCTACGAGGGGCTGATCGACGCGCCGCTCGTGAGCGCGCTGGACGGCTTCCTCGCGGAGACGAACGAGCGTGTCACGGGAGCCGTCACCGTCCGGTTCGAGGGCGGCCAGGCGCGGGTCGTCGGCCGGGAGTCGCCACACGCCACCTACTCCGCGGAGGCGGCGTCGTTCGACACGGCCGCCGTCGGCGACATCGAACAGGCGGACGCGACAGGCG
- a CDS encoding NUDIX hydrolase has protein sequence MSDQNEPPEDDEDQDRREPFEGGRTDADLLTVTVTDPREQYDDLLVRRDETTYDPETFERLRGAEAFESGWVAVGAVVDDDGRVLLVREADHDAWHAPGGTVQPGEDLADALVREVCEETGVPVVPERPHLLTESVHRCDDETLSFTVVTWTARPERTEIPPDAELGVADETVETADWFRSFPSDAQWTAELETVLERLDRW, from the coding sequence CAGGACCGCAGAGAGCCGTTCGAGGGCGGGAGAACCGACGCCGATCTCCTCACCGTGACCGTCACCGATCCCCGCGAGCAGTACGACGACCTGCTCGTCCGACGCGACGAGACGACGTACGACCCGGAGACGTTCGAGCGGCTTCGGGGTGCGGAGGCGTTCGAGAGCGGCTGGGTCGCCGTCGGCGCGGTCGTGGACGACGACGGCCGGGTGTTGCTCGTCCGCGAGGCGGACCACGACGCCTGGCACGCTCCCGGCGGGACAGTCCAGCCGGGCGAGGACTTGGCCGACGCGCTCGTCCGCGAGGTGTGCGAGGAGACGGGGGTGCCGGTGGTGCCGGAGCGCCCGCACCTCCTGACCGAGTCCGTCCACCGCTGTGACGACGAGACGCTGTCGTTCACTGTCGTCACTTGGACGGCGCGCCCAGAACGGACGGAGATTCCCCCGGATGCGGAACTGGGCGTCGCCGACGAGACCGTCGAGACCGCAGACTGGTTCCGGTCGTTCCCGTCGGACGCCCAGTGGACCGCGGAGCTAGAGACGGTGCTGGAGCGGCTCGACCGGTGGTAG